A portion of the Flavobacterium limnophilum genome contains these proteins:
- a CDS encoding helix-turn-helix domain-containing protein, producing the protein MKNNNIKTLSEFKDKHYGKVGTAERDQLDAGYEQFKLGVLIHEARLEKGMTQEQLAIKCGTTKSYISRIENNVKEVRLSTLQKIVELGLGGHLELSIKL; encoded by the coding sequence ATGAAAAATAACAACATAAAAACGCTGTCAGAGTTTAAGGATAAACACTATGGTAAAGTAGGAACAGCAGAACGTGACCAATTAGATGCGGGATATGAACAGTTTAAACTTGGTGTTTTAATACACGAAGCGCGACTTGAAAAAGGAATGACACAAGAGCAACTCGCAATTAAATGCGGTACTACTAAGTCTTATATTTCAAGAATTGAAAACAACGTAAAAGAAGTGCGTTTATCAACATTGCAAAAAATTGTTGAACTTGGATTGGGTGGACATTTGGAACTCTCAATAAAACTTTAA